A genome region from Clostridium pasteurianum includes the following:
- a CDS encoding site-2 protease family protein — MNIRDILIYKLELVPAILIAFTFHEYAHALIADKLGDKTPKFQGRLTLNPAAHIDIVGFIMIILVGFGFAKPVETNPGAYKNYYKDDLKVSIAGPLANLITAFIFAIICGIFSKLAIANSITAIIYILLVKIVGINCMFSIFNMIPIPGFDGYHVIQDLFPKFGYKISAYEKYGMLLFFVMIIPIGTTSIADIIVGIPSNLLSQLFMKIGALI, encoded by the coding sequence GTGAATATTAGGGATATACTTATTTATAAACTAGAATTAGTACCGGCAATACTTATAGCATTTACTTTTCATGAGTATGCACATGCTTTGATAGCAGATAAACTTGGAGATAAAACACCAAAGTTTCAAGGACGACTTACGTTAAATCCAGCAGCCCACATTGATATAGTAGGATTTATAATGATTATATTAGTTGGTTTTGGATTTGCTAAACCTGTAGAAACAAATCCAGGAGCATATAAAAATTATTATAAGGATGATCTCAAAGTATCAATAGCGGGGCCACTAGCAAATTTAATAACTGCTTTTATTTTCGCTATTATATGTGGAATATTTTCGAAGCTTGCAATTGCTAATTCTATTACAGCCATAATTTATATATTACTGGTTAAAATTGTTGGAATTAATTGTATGTTTTCAATATTTAACATGATTCCAATACCTGGTTTCGATGGATATCATGTTATTCAAGATTTATTCCCGAAATTTGGCTATAAAATTTCTGCTTATGAGAAATATGGTATGCTTTTGTTCTTTGTTATGATTATTCCTATTGGAACAACGTCTATAGCTGATATTATTGTAGGAATTCCTTCAAATTTACTTTCTCAATTGTTCATGAAAATAGGGGCTCTCATATAA
- the trmB gene encoding tRNA (guanosine(46)-N7)-methyltransferase TrmB codes for MRLRKKRWARPEMEQNPLCIITPQEYKGKWNDVFKNDNEIYLELGCGRGDFVTNIALKNPEKNYIAIDLKDEVIAIALRKITASEVTNVRITPLQIAFINDIFDKNEIGRIYINFCNPWPKERHKKRRLTHTKFLTKYKEFLKPKSQIWFKTDDDGLFVESLDYFKECGFEIKFITYDLHKSDFDENIQTEYETKFMNLGIKIKFLIAELK; via the coding sequence ATGAGACTTAGAAAAAAAAGGTGGGCACGACCAGAAATGGAGCAAAATCCATTGTGCATAATTACTCCTCAAGAGTATAAGGGTAAATGGAATGATGTCTTTAAAAATGATAATGAAATTTACCTTGAGCTTGGTTGTGGTAGAGGAGATTTTGTGACTAATATAGCACTAAAAAATCCAGAAAAAAATTACATAGCAATTGATCTAAAGGATGAGGTTATTGCCATTGCCCTTAGAAAGATAACTGCAAGTGAAGTTACTAATGTTAGAATAACACCGCTTCAAATAGCATTTATAAATGATATTTTTGATAAAAATGAAATAGGTAGGATATACATAAACTTTTGTAACCCATGGCCTAAGGAGCGTCACAAGAAACGAAGATTAACGCATACTAAATTTTTAACAAAATATAAAGAATTTTTAAAGCCTAAAAGTCAAATATGGTTTAAAACTGATGATGATGGGCTTTTTGTAGAATCTTTGGATTATTTTAAGGAATGTGGCTTTGAAATAAAATTTATAACTTACGATTTACATAAAAGTGATTTTGATGAGAATATTCAAACTGAATATGAAACTAAATTTATGAATTTAGGTATAAAGATTAAATTTTTAATTGCTGAATTAAAGTAG
- the ymfI gene encoding elongation factor P 5-aminopentanone reductase, whose translation MFEDLIGKIAIVTGASRGIGRGIAVEMAKSGIEVVINYKEDEQGALKTLHIIKRNGGTACICKCDISSYNQVKEMFKFVINKFGKIDFLVNNGGISKVGLFMDMTEEDYNEVMDNDFRGVFNCSSLAVKYMIPKKSGSIINISSMWGNVGASCEVLYSSAKGAVNSFTKALGKELAPSGIRVNAISPGVIDTDMNKCFSKDERADLENEIPMGKFGEASDIAKMVVFLISKEAAYITSQIITIDGGMI comes from the coding sequence ATGTTTGAAGATTTAATAGGAAAAATAGCCATTGTAACAGGTGCATCCCGTGGAATAGGAAGGGGCATAGCAGTTGAAATGGCAAAGTCAGGTATAGAGGTTGTAATAAATTATAAGGAAGACGAACAAGGTGCATTGAAAACCTTACATATAATTAAGAGAAATGGTGGAACTGCATGTATATGCAAATGCGATATAAGTTCATATAATCAAGTGAAGGAAATGTTTAAATTTGTAATCAATAAATTTGGAAAAATTGATTTTTTAGTGAACAATGGTGGAATATCCAAAGTAGGTCTTTTTATGGATATGACAGAGGAGGATTATAATGAAGTTATGGATAATGATTTTAGGGGAGTTTTTAATTGTTCCAGCTTAGCTGTTAAATATATGATACCTAAGAAATCGGGCAGCATAATAAATATATCTTCCATGTGGGGAAATGTAGGGGCTTCTTGTGAAGTTTTGTATTCTTCGGCTAAAGGTGCTGTAAATTCTTTTACAAAGGCATTAGGTAAAGAATTAGCACCATCAGGAATTCGAGTTAATGCAATATCTCCAGGAGTTATAGATACAGATATGAATAAGTGTTTTTCAAAGGACGAAAGAGCGGATTTGGAAAATGAAATACCAATGGGCAAATTTGGAGAAGCTTCAGATATAGCTAAAATGGTTGTATTTCTCATAAGTAAAGAAGCTGCATATATTACATCACAAATTATAACTATAGATGGTGGAATGATTTAA